The uncultured Subdoligranulum sp. genomic sequence CAGAATAAATATATCCGTCAACAAGCTTACCATACAACGGCAAAAGTATAAAAGTAACCGCCATCATATCTAATATTCCATAAATGAAACTGTAAATTTTTTTCAAGTTGGAACGATTTTCAGTTTCGGCAAGTGTAATCAGTTCTTCGCCCGATAGCAGTTCATCTATGGTCACAGAAAAGAATTTAGAAATACACTTGAGCGACTCAATGTTAGGGTAACCCTTGCCGCTTTCCCATTTTGAAATGGCTGTTCTTGATACATATAATTGCTCCGCAAGTTGTTCCTGCGTTAAGTTCTTTCCAGTCCTAAGCTGTTGTAGCTTTTCATTAAATTCCATGATTCTCCTCCTGTTTGTTCCTTGTTTTCATACGTCCATCAACGGGTTTTTCTGCATCTTTTGGTATCATCCATGCACGACCAAATTTTTCAGTTCCGTCAATGCGATTTTCCTCACATAATTTTTGTATCCGTCTTTCCGATATGCCCCATTTTTCAGAAGCGGCTTTCACAGAAATGTAATTCATAATATCAACTTCCTTTCGCAAAGAGTATATAATTATTATATACGGAATGACGAATAATAGCAAGTTTCTCTCCACTAATACGAAATTATACACTACTAAACATAAAATCATACTTCGTTCAAATATCATCACCCGAAATGTACAATGATATAGGATGATATTAAAATGTACCAAGATGAAAGAAAACTTGATTTTAAGCCGTTAGGTATAGCGATAAAAAAAGCTCGGGAAGCAAAAGGGTGGACACAGGAATATCTTGCCCAACTGGTAGACCTTACGCCACGCTCTATTATGTATATAGAGAACAGGGGGCAGCACCCAAGGCTTAACAAATTTTATCTCATTACTACCTTGCTTGACATCTCTGTAGACCAGTTCTTTTTTCCATGCAATGAAGATGGCGACAACAATCGCCGCAAACAAGTTGATGTACTGTTGAATGATATGGAAGAAAAGGAGCTTATCGTGATGGAAGCTACGGCTCAAGGCTTGAAAAAGGCAAGAGAAACTGCGGAATAATTAACGCTGTTTTCGTAAGCCAAGCCAACTGAAAAAAGTGCGACACCTACACAGGCTATCGCACTTTTTAGGTTATTTTTTTATTCTCCACACAAATCATAAAGCTGTTCACATCGGTTTTGAATATCTAAGATTTCTGTTTCGGTTAAACTCCTGCGGTTATGAGTAAGTTGTTGCTCTAAAAAATCACGATAGCCATCAAGTAAGGCATCCCGTAAAAGCTCGGGGGCTTTGCAATGTTCCACACCAAACCATTGCTCATCTTTTTCATCCCAAATCATAACGGTGTATCCTCGCTTAGTGTTCACCACCTCCAAAACACTATCTTTATTTAGGTAATCGTTGAATACTTCTAAAACCTTTTCAAAGGTCATCATTTTATCAGCCCTTTCATATTTTAGGTGCTTATATGTAAGTAGTTTATATACTTATTACGACTATGATAATAAAAGTAAATCATCGTGTAAAGGATACGGATATTGTTTGCGAACAAAAGTGGCAAGCAATGCCGGTGTTAATACACTCGGCCCACAGAGGGAAAAATCCTGACGTGATTTCCCCCTCTGCTTTGCTTGTTGAGGGCAGCGCCCCCAAGCCCCTTTGAACGCAGAATTTCATTCTGCGGCTACGCGTCCGATGGACGCTTATGACCATGACCGGCTTACCGCTGGCCGTGGTCTTTTTCTTGTTCTTTTTTCTGTTCCTCATCCATTTTCAGCAGCCGATCCACATTGGCCTTTGCCGTCAAAAGTTCCCGCATTTCCTCACGGGAACGCCGGTACTCGGCGTAGGTTTTCTTCTTTTCCTCCAGCAGTTTGGCATACTCAGATTGCAGGTCTTTGACCTTGGGCAGCTTCTTCACTCCCATCTCATCAAAGGCATTTTTTGCCGCCTGATGGAGCAGAATTTCTTGCTCATGTTCCTCCCGAAATTTTCGGGAATAACCGGCCTTGCGATAGGCAACATAGGTCTCGCGGGTCTTGGCATAATTAATGATATGGGTACGCAGGACGGCGATCTCTGCCATGCGTTTCTCCGTCGCCTTAATCTGCGCTGACAGCTCATTGTGATGGGCGGTAGCCGCCACCGCTTTTTCTTCCAGCTCTGTATAGTCCAGTAGGTGATGTTCGGTAAGAAAATTCACGGTCTGCGCCATCTGTTTTAAGTTAAAAACCTTGGCCCAGCGTGCATATCCAGCACCTTTCCCGGCCTGCAATTTTGCCTGAATATCCACCAGCAAATTGACCTTGGGTGGCTCCGGCTGCACGGTGGATTTCTTGCGGGGCGTGTGCTGCTTTTCTCCAGCCAGCACCGCACGGATTTCTGTTTCGCTGTACCCGGCTCCCAGCTTGTCATCCATACGGGCTACATTCTTCCAGCCGGGAGCTTTAAGGCGGATTGCTTTCCCGCGCCGAGATACCTCGCAGCCCATCTCGGAAAGCAGTTGCAGAAGTGTGTCAAAGTCTGCTGGCTTTTGCTCCAGCGCCCGGTCAATCATCACCCGTAGCTGTTCCCGATGGGAGGGCTTGGCTTGTTCGCCCAGCCACTTGTTGTAGCTTTTTCCGTGGGGCTTGGGGTTCTCCACAATGGATAGTCCGTTCTCGATACAAATGGTGTCACTTAAACGTCGAACAGCTCTGGTGCTTCCCCAAAAGTTACGGAACTTCCGGTCACAATCCATATTGACCGCCGACCAGATGATGTGATTATGAATATGCGATTTGTCGATGTGGGTGCAGACCACAAAGGAATGATTGCCTTTGGTGAACCGCCTGGCAAATTCTATGCCCAGCCGGTTGGCTTCCTCCGGTGTGATCTCTCCGGGCCTGAACGACTGGCGCACATGGTAGGCGATCACATCATCTGTACCGCGCACTCGTCCGGTGGCGGCAATATACTGCCGCTTTGCCAACAGAAACTCTGCATCAGCAGTGCGGCTGTCACATCCATAGCTGGTAATCAATTTTCCGTTGTCGGTCTTTTGGGGATTTGCCACATAGTCAATAATATCGCTGATGGCACGGCTCTCAGTCCGACCCTTGCCGATATGCAGCGGCATGATGCGTGTGGTTGCCATAAGGGAGACCTCCTTTCCAAAAAAGAAACGGCCTGCATGGTGCAGACCGCTTTTGTTATTCTATTAAATCGTCCTCATCGAGAAAATCAAAATTGTCCTCGATGTCCTCTAACCGCTTCGGAGGAAACCTCATCTCGTATTGTTCTTTTGCCAGCGCACGAACTTCCCGGCGCTTATCTTTCATTCGGTTCTTCAGCCAGGAAATCTGCTCCTTTGATAATCTCCATGGGAGATTCAGCAAGCGGTTTATTGTCATTTGCTCCGCTTGCTTCTCCGGCGGCAAAGAAGCACAGGATTTACAGACGTGCGCCGCATGACCTTTGCCGGAAAATTTTTCATTAGCCTTATATTCTCCGCAGACTTTACAATAATGGCCGTGCTTCTTCATAGGCTCGATTCCTTTTCACTGAGAGCGTATAAACTGCGCACCGCCCCCATGATGATGTTCCACTCCAGATCTGCCGCATAGGAAAATTTTTTGCGGTACGATTCCCAAAGTTTCTGCATAACCGAGCTGTTCTCCACTTCCTCAAAAACTTCGGCAGCTTCTGCAAGATGTCGTTCTGTCCCGCGTTTGTGAGCAGTGGCCCGCAGCGCATCATGGAGAATCTGAGGGTCCAATGTATTCCCATGCAGCTGTTCCAGAATATAAATGTCATAGAAATCTCTCATGCGGGTGTTGGTGGTAGTTCTGGTAATGATCGTTTCCAGCTTTTCGGCCAGAACCGTTTCCAGATTGTACGCCCAAATATCAATGGAGCGATCTTCCAGCATCAGCTTGAAAGAGTAGCGGATCTCCCTGGGGGTAATGGCATCCCCTGTGGAAATGTCAATCTTCAAAGGCGTCACCACACCGTCAAAGGTTGTAGTCATATTTACGCGAATCCCCGGATATTCCGCCTCATCCATAATCTCCGAAATACTTTTCAGCTGGAATTTGACGCCATCATCAAGCGGGACACTCACAATAGCGGAAATCAAATTCTCTATGTCCTCCACATTGACATTGGCTCCTTTTACAGTAGCGTCCAAATCCATCGTGGAACGGGCATCCAGACCAACCATAGCCGCTACCAGCATACCGCCTTTCAGAATAAATTTGTCACGATATTCAGAAAGGGAGATACGCTCCAGAAAACGCTCCATCATGTAGTTCCGCATCAAGAGCTGGGCGTCCGCAGATTTTTTTCTGGAAAGATTGCGGATCAGATCCTTCAACTGCCTTGCTGTTTTTATCATAAAAGCACCTCCAAATACTGCCGCAGAATTTTTTCTACCCGGAACATACCGGCATACCGCATCAATGTCCGCAGGTCTTTGTCTTTTCTTCTGGCATACATCTTTAATGCCCCTTGAAAAGTCTGCATCTCCATGTTGTTCCTGCTGCGGAGCAGGTCGCAGATGGTGCGCTCCAGGTCATAGACAGGAACTGTATGCCCAAATGGTGTCTGAGCCGTTGTCAGGCCCACCCCATGCAGTTCCGCCTTAATGGTGAATACCTGTACGCCCTCTGCTTTCAGCTTGGAGGGATTATATCCGGTCTTGACTGTGACCGTATATTCCAGCGGCTCGCGGTCTGTCAGATCGTGAAAAAATAAAGCTGTCTCATGGGAAAACACTGCCTGTTCGACCCGCAGATGAAGTAAGTACATGGCATCGACCCAGGCATCCTTGGAAAGATAAATTCCATGCGCGACCCGCTCCAATTCCCGTGAGTGCACATAATCATAAAAAACAGGCTTAGAAATACCAGCAGATACTACTTGAGCTGTTCGCAGCATCCCATCCTGTGTTTCCAGCAGCTGATCCAGCTGTTCAAATTGTCCCACCGTACCACTTCCTTTCACACTAATATTATAAGCAATATTAGTTCAAAAGTAAAGTGATGAAAATTCGGCATAATTTTACCGACAGCTTAACGTTCAACAGTTTTGGAAATATGAAGTGGCAGCAAAATAGACAACCTCAGCTGCCCATTTCATCACGATATGAAATAATCTGCTTCTTTTTCTGTTTGGCACACCGTAACGTTGTGGCTGCTCCGCCCCAATCATGGAGAACATAGGCCACCACTACATCGGCGGACTCTACCATCCAGCGATTTCTATGAGAAATCGAAAAACGGCGCGGTACGTTTTCCAGCGGTGGATACACGGTACTGTCATAGCCAGAAACATCCCGGCCAGTGTTCAAATATGCCAATACAAGAACCAGCTCGATTTGCGGATACTTTTTCTTTTGTTCCCGTAAAATAGACGCTGCTAAACTGTCGAACTCTCCATATCCTCCAAGATAAAAAGTTGTTGCTCCTTGCTCAATTAGGTCTTGTGTTACATTGCGAAGCCAATTCGCAATATTGTCTGCCTTTGTGATTTGCGAATGGCCACAAAAAGTTACGTTCATACGATGGCACCCCTATTACCATCATACTGCAAATAGCTCTATTAGTACAGGTACAGGGACCAATTTTAGCAAAACTGCCCATATACTAAATATAGTACAGTCACAGGGGCGGTGTATAGAATGAAGCTAAACGAGGCGGTAAGCAAACGTCTGTTAGAATTACTAGATGAAAGAAAAATGACACAATATCAACTGTATATGAAAAGCGGTGTTCCCAAGTCTACGATTGGAAATGTCATCAACTGCTCGTATGATTCGGTTAAGCTACGGATCATTCATGAGATGTGCCAAGGAATGGGGATTGGGATAGATACCTTTTTTGCATCGCCGCTTTTTCAAGAAGATAACCTAGAACCATAAAACCTCCGACGAAATTCGTCGGAGGTTTTCATATTATCCATAAACCAAATCTTGAATGATAAACTTCAAGTCCTGTACCTTGCCCAGTAGCCAGATTGCAGCCATTGGCAAACCATAGGGACTAATGAGAAATGCTATCACCAGCAGGATAATGCCGTTTTGCAAGGAGTAAGTAATCAGAACTGCCACACCCAGCAGGGCAACCACCATGCTGATAAGCCCCAGCACCAAACCGGAGACATAGACAATCCCCACACAAATCCAGACGAACAGGGTCAGCGACAGAATCACCGGAGCCATTAAAATCTTCAACGGCAGTTTCAGAATGAACCAGATCGCCCTCATTTTTCTTCCTCCTTCCATCGTTCCCGAAAGCTCTGACAGAGAATTTCTGCCTGTCTTTCATCTTCTTCCGTCACTTCTCGGCATCCTTTGGTTAGCCGCAGTTCCTCATAGCTGCGATAATCAGATAACAGCACCTCGAATAGTTCGTCCGGTGTCCGGCTGAGAAGTCCATCCACACAGTAGCGGGAATCTCCATTCCATGTGACGCGGAGATAACCTTCTCGACAAGGGAGGACTTCTTCCTCTAGATCACAGTCCAAATACTCACGAAAAATCTCCAACACCTTCTCAAAGGTTTTCATCTATTCTCAACTCCTTTGCGGCAATCTGTTTTCTGGTCCTATGTCAAGAAAAAGTACAAATTAAACATGCCTTTTTTAAGTTGGCTTACCCTGCCAAAGCTTCTGCTTTTTCGTCTAATGCTGCATAATACTTCTCCTCATATTGATCAGGCGAAAGATATCCACAATGACTGTGGATCCGCACTGTATTATAAAATGTTTCAATATATTCAAATACCAACTTATATGCATGCCGGTAGTTAAAAATTTTAAAGCGGTTAATCCATTCCCTTTTCAGTAACGCATGGAAAGATTCGATACACGCATTATCCCATGGATATGCTTTCTTTGAATAACTGTTTATCATCCCATCTGTTGCCTGACGAAACGCGTCTGATACGTACTGGCAGCCTCTGTCTGTATGTATAATCAGCGGCTGTGTAATGCTGCGTGTTCTC encodes the following:
- the bcrR gene encoding bacitracin resistance transcriptional activator BcrR produces the protein MEFNEKLQQLRTGKNLTQEQLAEQLYVSRTAISKWESGKGYPNIESLKCISKFFSVTIDELLSGEELITLAETENRSNLKKIYSFIYGILDMMAVTFILLPLYGKLVDGYIYSVNLLSFTDTTPIYLAIYWIVFIVLIALGIAKLMCVCFEKESWSNIITKCSLVLSTLFICFFAAARQPYVTALMFLLFVAKIFVWIKQTQTK
- a CDS encoding helix-turn-helix domain-containing protein, encoding MNYISVKAASEKWGISERRIQKLCEENRIDGTEKFGRAWMIPKDAEKPVDGRMKTRNKQEENHGI
- a CDS encoding helix-turn-helix domain-containing protein, producing the protein MYQDERKLDFKPLGIAIKKAREAKGWTQEYLAQLVDLTPRSIMYIENRGQHPRLNKFYLITTLLDISVDQFFFPCNEDGDNNRRKQVDVLLNDMEEKELIVMEATAQGLKKARETAE
- a CDS encoding relaxase/mobilization nuclease domain-containing protein, with the protein product MATTRIMPLHIGKGRTESRAISDIIDYVANPQKTDNGKLITSYGCDSRTADAEFLLAKRQYIAATGRVRGTDDVIAYHVRQSFRPGEITPEEANRLGIEFARRFTKGNHSFVVCTHIDKSHIHNHIIWSAVNMDCDRKFRNFWGSTRAVRRLSDTICIENGLSIVENPKPHGKSYNKWLGEQAKPSHREQLRVMIDRALEQKPADFDTLLQLLSEMGCEVSRRGKAIRLKAPGWKNVARMDDKLGAGYSETEIRAVLAGEKQHTPRKKSTVQPEPPKVNLLVDIQAKLQAGKGAGYARWAKVFNLKQMAQTVNFLTEHHLLDYTELEEKAVAATAHHNELSAQIKATEKRMAEIAVLRTHIINYAKTRETYVAYRKAGYSRKFREEHEQEILLHQAAKNAFDEMGVKKLPKVKDLQSEYAKLLEEKKKTYAEYRRSREEMRELLTAKANVDRLLKMDEEQKKEQEKDHGQR
- a CDS encoding nucleotidyl transferase AbiEii/AbiGii toxin family protein yields the protein MIKTARQLKDLIRNLSRKKSADAQLLMRNYMMERFLERISLSEYRDKFILKGGMLVAAMVGLDARSTMDLDATVKGANVNVEDIENLISAIVSVPLDDGVKFQLKSISEIMDEAEYPGIRVNMTTTFDGVVTPLKIDISTGDAITPREIRYSFKLMLEDRSIDIWAYNLETVLAEKLETIITRTTTNTRMRDFYDIYILEQLHGNTLDPQILHDALRATAHKRGTERHLAEAAEVFEEVENSSVMQKLWESYRKKFSYAADLEWNIIMGAVRSLYALSEKESSL
- a CDS encoding type IV toxin-antitoxin system AbiEi family antitoxin domain-containing protein, producing MGQFEQLDQLLETQDGMLRTAQVVSAGISKPVFYDYVHSRELERVAHGIYLSKDAWVDAMYLLHLRVEQAVFSHETALFFHDLTDREPLEYTVTVKTGYNPSKLKAEGVQVFTIKAELHGVGLTTAQTPFGHTVPVYDLERTICDLLRSRNNMEMQTFQGALKMYARRKDKDLRTLMRYAGMFRVEKILRQYLEVLL
- a CDS encoding helix-turn-helix transcriptional regulator translates to MKLNEAVSKRLLELLDERKMTQYQLYMKSGVPKSTIGNVINCSYDSVKLRIIHEMCQGMGIGIDTFFASPLFQEDNLEP
- a CDS encoding CD1845 family protein; its protein translation is MRAIWFILKLPLKILMAPVILSLTLFVWICVGIVYVSGLVLGLISMVVALLGVAVLITYSLQNGIILLVIAFLISPYGLPMAAIWLLGKVQDLKFIIQDLVYG